The Pedobacter ginsengisoli region ATAAATTGAAAGCAGCTTTGCTGATCTAATTGCTTAAAACTTACTTTTAACAGAATACCACCCCCCTCTTGCGTAAATTTAATGGCATTCGACAAAAGGTTATTTAGTATTTTTTCCAGCTTATCTCCATCAAATAAGCAATAGTTATCGGGTATATCCTCTTCAATAAATTTTAATGTTATTTGTTTCCCGTCGGCAAGTGGCTGAAATGAAAACAATATTTCATAGCTAAACTCTTTAATATTACCCAACATTTCTGTTTTGGTTAGCTTACCAGCCTGAGATTTGGATAAATCCATCATCTGGTTAATAAGCCTAAGCAGGTGGCTTGCATTCCTATAAATAGTGTTCAGTAAATTCTTCTCTTTGCCATCGTTACTAAGCCTGAGGAGATATTCAGTAGGAGCGGTTATAAGTGATAATGGGGTTTTAAACTCATGTGTAATGTTTGAAAAAAACTTAGACTTTAAGGATTCAATCTCAATCTGCTCTTCCGCTTCGCGACGGCCAAGCACCATTTGTTCGTAGGCAATATTTGACTTGGCCAGTTCTGTAGCTAAACGCTCGGATTGGGTAAGTGCCCCGGTAAAACGAAGTGCCAGAACAATTGCCTGAAGCAGCAATAGAATCAAAAAGGCAAATGGCAACAAAAAGCCTGTATTGATGAGCTCAGCCTCATATAATGAATCATTAAGCAGGCCAATAAAACAAGCTAAAATACCTGCTAAGAGCAAACCATTATCTAAAGGATTATTTCTAAAATGCCTGATAAGGAAGTAAACTGTAAAACAACCCATACCTGCTGCCATGATGATTACAACAATTAACAGATTACCATATATGGGATTTGAGCTGAGCCATACCAGGCCTGTATAGGTGATGGCCACTACCAGAAACATGCGTTTCATTAGGACTGAGAAACGCACAAGTTCCGTAGAAGTTAAGAAGTAAACAAAACCCAGCAAACAGATTGGAAAAAGGGTATATAGAATTTTAAGCGCCAATGAATAGCTAAATTCCGGCATCATGTAAAACAGCAGTGGCGTCATAGAAAAGCATGCCCTTAATGCCAGTGCCAGACACAAAATGGCGAAAAATAAAGCGGCCTTTTCCTTTCGTCGCATGGCAAATATTGCAAGGTGATAAAGCCCCATGATTAATAAACTTCCTACCAGAAAGGCATCGGCAATAAAAGATTTATTACTTAAATCTGTTACCTGCTTTGGATTGCCAATGGTTATTGACGACCACATGCCGCTTGATGAAAAATGATAATTTGATAGTTGAAGCAGCAGAAAGACTTTATCTGATTTTGGGGTAAAATATACCACATTAGAAACGCTTTTGGGTATCATATTAGCGCTGGTGTCTACTTTCCCCATGGAACCAACAAGTTTCCCATCAACAAACAGCTTGTATGCTGAGGGAAGCGGAGGTAGTAAAAGCGCCCAGTTTTCTGTTGATTTTGGTAACGAAATAGTAAGACCATAAGTTGCATAACCAAAATCATTATCAAAGAAATTAGCATCTGAATTGTATGCAGTCCAATTTCCAGGGACATTGGTGTATTTACCCCTTGCTTTCAGTTCTGTTTCAGTAGCAAGCTTCTTCCAGGCAAAAAGCCATTCGCCCGACAGCTTTAATGGGGCATCTTTTTGAGGATGGTAAGAGGTCAGGTCAACAACTCCATTTATAGCTAATGGAGAAGTCTGAGCGTTTACAAAATTTATACGAAGAATAAAAGCAAGGAACAATAAACTGCTAATTAACTTCATAGCCTTTGGCTTTAGGTGTTATATTCTAAAAAATGACTAATGTTTGCCTGAACATGATCATTCTTTTTATGCTCTCCCCTGTTCAGTTGGATTGCTCTTATTTTAACTCCGTTTCTTTCGAGCAGTAACTCTTCATAAAAACCTTTGTAGTAAACATCTTTAACTTCAAAGCGCCTGCTGTTCCATGAGCTTTTTAGTTCAACCCATTCCGGATAAAAAACTACATGTGCTTTGTTTGCATTAATACCCAGTTTTAAAGCATCCTCTGTGTTTAGGACTACAGCATTACCTAGTATTTGAGCGGTATAAATATGATCAGGGTGATGATATATATGTGATGGTTTCCCTTTCTGTAAAAGCTCTCCACCTTTAAGAATCAGCAATTCATCTGACAAGAATAAACCATCCGCGGGATCGTGAGAAACCATGATCACCGTAACACCTGTATCAGCAGCAATTCGTTTAATATCGGCACGGAGTTGATTTTTCAACAATGCATCTACCTGACTAAAAGGTTCATCCAACAATAAAACCGAAGTATCACTTACTAAGGCTTTGGCTATGGCAACGCGTTGTTGTTCACCGCCACTTAATTCGGTAATTTTCTTGTCTTTAAGGTGCATGATGTGCAAATGCTCCATCATATCCATTGTTTTAGCATGTTTGGACTGCACATTTGTGTTAGACAGCATGGAAGCGATGTTATCATATACCTTGGCGTAGATATTAAGGGAAAAATCCTGTGTAACCATTTTCATTTGTTTATGGCCGGGTATGAGCTGCTCATCTGGTCCAAGTATCCTTTTCCCATAAAAAAGCACTTCACCGCTATCTACCTTTAGTAAGCCATAAATACATTTCAGCAATGTCGATTTTCCGCTTCCGCTTTCTCCAATAATGGCTACTATATTGCCCTTTTTAATATCAAAACTAATATTTCTGACACCAGAAGCCTGTTCAGTCTGATATTGTTTGGTAAGGTTCTTTACGCTAATGATCTGTTCTTCCACATTTCAAACTTACAAAAAAAGTACTGGCCATTAAACAAAAAAATCCCGCAGTAAAGTACTGCGGGATTGGTTTTATTTGTGTGTTGTGTGTGTTTTAATTTAAGCCAAGCGTTACACCGAATGACATGTTTTTTAATCCTTTCTGGGCTGTTGTAGAAAACATATCGCTAGCGTAGTACTTAGCAAATACACCAAAAGCACCATAACCCAACCTAACTGTACCTCCGTAACGGAAAGACTGGAAGTTATAATCATCACTAACTTTTACTTTTCCTCTTTCGTTACTGATCTGTTTTACTTTTCCATTTAAAAGGAAACCAACTTCTGGTCCGAATACAAAGTAAAAACGGTTACCATGGTCATTTTCTTTAGTACGCAATTCAAAGTTAAAAGGTATGTGCACATAGCTGCTTGAAAAACGGTTTTTAGAGAAATGGATATCTTCCTGAACATAAGAAAGCTCATTTGCATTTTTTTGCATGGTTATATCTTTATTTAACCTGATGTGAGTCCAGTCGAATCCACCAGCCAGGTAAATCTTAAAGTTTGAATTAAACCGATAGCCAAACTGAATGATATCAAAAGAAAATGTACTTGTTTTTCCGCCTCTGTAATCTAAAAAGTCATTTTCAGGAGATAAAGTAAAACTTCCGTTATCTATTAATCTTGAAAACCCAAGGTCTACTCTGGTGATGGTTATTCCCCCTATAAAACGCCCCTTTGACATATTGGTTTTTCCGGTAGAATCTTTTTTACCAATGCTGATACCAACACCAAGGTCCATATCGAACTTTTTCATTTTACGTTCTTTGGTAACAGTGGTATCCTGCTGGGCATTTACATTTTGAGCTATAGCACCGGTAAGTCCGCTTACAATAAGTGCTGCTAATATTAGACGTTTCATTTTATGTATGGTTTGTGTGTGTTTCCTGATACTATTTATCTGACTTCTTATTAAATTTTATGAAACCTATATTTATGGATACTAAAGATGAATTATCATCATCGGTATCAAACTGTATAAATTTCTTTTCTCTCTTATCTACTTTGTTTACTACAAAATTCACCAGGTCTCCCATATTTCTAATTCCTTTGTTATCCTGATGTTCAGTTTCAATAGAGGTATCTGCATTATCGGTAGTGACATCTGCTTTTGCCATCATCACTTCCTGTTTCGGCATTTCCTCTTTTGGCTCAGCTTTCACTAACTCTTTAACAACTTCCGGTTGCTTAATAACAGGACGATCGGTTGTTGCGTTTGGTTGCAAGGCTGCCAATTCTTTTTCTCTTTTGCTTAGTTTTATACGTGGTGCTATAATTAAAGGTGTGCTTTGAACCTTTTCTGTTGCTGGTGTACTAACATAGTTTAATTGTCCCGAAGTTTTAAGTGTAACAACTGCTGTATCGGGAGTAGTCTCTATACTTGCAATTGGAGCCTGCAACCTCATCTTTTCTGTTTTTGGCATTAATAAGGCTACTGTTATGGCAATTACTGCTACTGCTGCCGCCATCCAATAAACAGGTAAGCTACGTTTAGGTTTTACCGACAGCTCTTCTGAAATACTGTTCCACAAATTTGCTGAGGGTTGTATTTCGGCCGCTTCAAATCTATCTTTGAACAACTGATCAAACTCTTTATCCTGCATGCGTTGCATAATTTATGCCCTCCATTTTTATTATTTCTTCTTTTAATATCGCTCTTGCTCTGGACAATTGCGATTTGCTTGCTCCTTCAGAGATGCCCAATGTTTCAGCAATTTCTTTATGAGAATACCCTTCTATAATGTACATGTTAAATACCACTCTATAACCATCGGCCAGCTTTTGGATCACTTTTAATAAATCCTGCATCCCTAATCTGCTAAAATCAAAACCTGTTGATGGCTGATCATATGCATCTTCTATTGGAACAACATTCATTGACCTTAAATTTTTACGATAACTTTCAATAGCCGTATTTACCATCACTTTTCTAATCCAGCCTTCAAAAGCCCCATCGCCCCTATATTCATTTATTTTCTGAAAAACCTTAATATATCCCATTTGCAATACGTCTTCGGCCTCCATCGTATCTTTTGCATAACGCATACAAACTACCAGCATCTTAGGTGCAGTTTGCCTGTACAGGGCCTCCTGCATCTTCCGGTTGCCTGCTTTGCATCCTTCTAATAATTCATTTATACTATATTGCGTCAATTTCATTTGTGTGTTTGGTATATAGTAGATGAAGCAACTATAGAAAAGGTTGCACGCAGTAATAAAAAAAAATAAAGGGGGTTAGCAATTGTGCTTTTTACGGTAATGTTTGTACCATTTTACGCCAAGCATAATCACTACGGAAAATATGATGAGCCCAACAAGGCCATAAATCCAGTTCACCGCACTTTTTAGCACCACTGTGAATACAATGGCTACAAGAAGGATTGTTGCTACCTCGTTCCATAACCTAAGGTTAAACGAACTTATTTTGCATTTTCCGTGTTTCAACTGCTTCATTATATTCTGGCAAATAAAATGATAGATAAGCAGCGCTGCTACAAACCCAAGTTTTACATGAAACCAGGGCATTTGTAATAAAAAAGGATGTATGCAAACCATTCCTACACCTGCAAGTACGGTTAGTACCATTGCAGGTGTAGTAATGATATTCCAAAGTTTGGCCTCTATCCGTTCGTATTCCTTCTGGAGGATGTTACGTTCAATTTCAGGCTTGTCTTCGGCTTCAGTATGATAAATAAACAGACGTACACTATAAAACAACCCCGCCATCCAGCTTACAACAAAGATGATGTGAACAGACAGAATGTATAAATAGTATTTCTCCATTTTTATATTAGTATTTAAAGTCTTTGATTACCTCAATGGCATATTTTACATTATCGAATGGAATATCCGGCATAATGCCATGACCAAGATTAAAGATAAATCCATTCTCACCACGCATACGCTCAAATAAGCGAAGAATTTCTCTTTTAATAACGGTTTTATCAGCATATAAAATATGTGGATCCAGGTTACCCTGAACTGCAATACCTGCTGGCAGGCTTTTTTTGATATTTAACAGGTCAGCGTTCCAGTCTACCGAAACTACATCTGGCTTAGCCTCAGCCATTATAGGTGCAAATACAGAACTTCCTTTACAAAAAGAAATTACAGGGATGTCTTTTCTGTTCAGATTAGCTATGATTTCCTGAATATAGCGGTGAGAAAACTCCTGGTAATCATTCCATGATAAAGCCTGTGCCCAGCTGTCAAATATTTGAATAGCATTAACGCCTGCAGCAATCTGAAGGTTCAGATAATCGGCAGTAACTTTTGCAATTTTAGCCAGTAGTTTGTGTGCAACCTCAGGTCGATTGTGAATCAGCAGCTTGGTTGTTTTAAAGTCTTTTGATGAACCACCCTCAACAAGGTAGCTCATAACTGTAAAAGGAGCACCTGCAAAACCAATTAGAGGAATGCTTCCGTTTAAACGTTGTTGTATTACCTTAATTGCATCAGCTACATACTGTAGGCGATCTAACACATCAATCTCAAGTGCATCCACATCTTTTAAAGTACGTACAGGATTTGCAAATTTTGGTCCTACACCCTGGGTAAAGCTTAAGTCTCCGCCCATTGCTTCTCCAGTTACTAAAATATCAGAAAACAAAATAGCTGCATCGATACCCAGTAAATCAACCGGCAACATAGTTACATCAGCAGCAATTTCAGGTGTTTTGCACATTTCAAGGAAGGAGTATTTGTTTTTGATCTCCCAGTATTCAGGCATAAAACGGCCAGCCTGACGCATCATCCAAACTGGTGGGCGTTCTGTTTGCTTTGAAAATGCTGCATCTAAAAATAACGTGTTCATGTAAATTTATTTTGTTTTATAAGTTGTTCGCTTCTATCTCAATCTTGTTAATTATTTCCTTTGCTTTTGGGGTACTGGCCAGTTCTTTTGCTTTCGCAATATAGGCCCTGCTCCGCTCACCATCTTTCTTTCTAAGCGCAAGATTGGCAAGATGGATCAATACAAAAGCTTTATCATTCTTTCCACCAAGCGGGAAACGACTTGCAATCTGAAAATGATGTTCCGCAACATCATAGTCTTCTTTCTTTAAGGCAATGTTTGCACGCATAAACTCGTAATAGCCTCTTCGGTTTCTTGCCAGTCTATCCGGATTTGGTACTTCTGCCAATATGCGCTCTGCTTTTTCATACTCGCCATTTTTAAAATACTTAGAGGCAAGTAGCACAGAACTATGCTTAAAATGGCTCCACAGTACAAAGGCAAAGAAAAGGCCTGCCAATGCGGCAAGCTGATACTGCTCATAAAAAAGGCATGCTAAAGCGGCAATAACAAAAATTGCCATCAGTGCATACCTGCCTTTGGTATTATACATTAATGAATATCAGTAAATTTATAGCCAACACCTCTGATAGAATGAAAATACACCGGATTTTTTTGATCAGGTTCAAAATACTTACGGAAGGTTAATATAAAGTTATCGATAGTACGTGTTGATGGATAAACATCGTAGTTCCAAACCGTTTCTAAAATCTGCTCGCGCGATACTGCTTCGTTTTTACGCTCAATCAGTAATTTTAAAAGCATGGTCTCTTTTTTTGTTAAAGGAACAATAACACCATCATCTTGTTTTAATTCAAAAGAGTTAAAATAGATGGTTTTATCTCCGATTTTATAAGAGTTAATTTCTTTCAAATCGTCAGCTTTCATACTGCGTTTTACCAAAATGCCAACTCTTAAAATCAGTTCTTCCAGATTAAATGGTTTAACCAGGTAATCATCGGCACCTTTTTTTAGCCCCATAACACGGTCTTCGCTAGTATTTTTAGCTGTGAGGAAAAGAATAGGAACTTCAGTATTTTCTAAACGAATTGTTTCACAAACCTGGAAACCGTCCATTTCAGGTAGCATCACATCCAGAATAATCAGGTTAAAACGTTCTTCTTTAAAAACCTTTAAAGCCGTTTTACCATCTTTTACCGCATGAACTTTATAACCTTCAAGTTCAAGGTTTAATTTTATCGCATCTAATAAGTGGTCTTCATCCTCAACCAGTAATATTCTTAATTTCTGTTGCATAATCAACTAAATGTTATTTCAAAAATTGCACCTTGTGGTGCGTTATCTTTAACGCTGATATCAGCGTCATGGCTTTGTAGAACTTCCTTAACAATAAACAGGCCTAAACCCGTTCCTTTTGATTTTCTGACATTCTCATCACCAACACGATAGAATTTGTCAAAAATAAGCATCTTTTCAGCGTCAGGTATACCTGGCCCTTTGTCAGTTACCCTTAAAAAAGGATGCCCATCTTTCTTTGTCAATTCCACACCAACCTCTGCACAAGGTCCAGAATATTTAACTGCATTTTCGACCAGGTTAGTAACTACTGAGGACAGTGCAAACTGATCACCCACTACTTTAACACCTGGTTGTATTTTAGGATTTATTAGCTGCTCACAACCACATGAATGGATCTGTAACCTATCAGTGATTCTTGTAACCATTTCAGACAAGTCAAATTCTTCTTTAGGGAACGAATAAGACCTGTTTTCGATCTTGGTAGCCAATAACATGTTTTCAACAAGATCATCTAAGCGTTCAATATCCTTTAATGAATTATTCAGTAAAGAAGTTTGCCTGGCTCTATCCAGATCACGCTTAACAATGGTTTGTATGGATAATTTTATAGCCGCTAAAGGCGATTTTAGCTCATGTGTTACCGAGAGTAAAAAGTTCTGTTGCTGCTCTCTTAATCTTTCTTCCTTTTTAATAGACTGATGTAAAAAATACGCTCCAATACACAACAAGAAAAGAAATACAGATCCCTCGCCCATTACCATCGCCATTCTGGACGGTTGTAGCTTTACTACAAGCGTGCCCCACGAAATTAATTGCACTAAAGAGTACAATAGCAGGAAATAAAATATAACGATTGATTTCTTCAAGACAGTTAGCAGTTTATACTATAAATATACCCAAATTTTACTTATTCCTGAAAACAACATCAAGACTATCAAATATTGCTCTCTTTGCTTTTTCAAGCTCTATCTTAGTATGCGCAGCAGAAATGAAACCTACCTCATAACCTGATGGTCCAAGGTAAATACCTCTATTTAACAACTCTCTGTGCATTATTTTAAATTTCTCCATACTTGCCGGATCAATATCTTCTGCAGTTTGAATTTTACCTTTATCGGTAAAAGCCAACCAGAAAATAGAACCTACATAGAATACTTTTAACTTATAGTTCCTTGCGGTAGCAAAACGCTGTATACTCTCAGCAAACTCAGAAGCTTTATTGTTTAGGTCTTTATAAAAACCCGAGCGCAATAACTCGGTTAACTGAGCAATACCCGCAGCCATGGCTACCGGATTTCCGGATAATGTACCTGCCTGATAAACCCCTCCATCAGGAGAAATATGAGACATGATTTCGGCTGATGCACCATACATTCCAACAGGCAAACCTCCACCTATTATTTTACCATAGGTAACTATGTCAGGTTTTACGCCATAATGTCCGGCAGCACCTTCAAATCCCAATCTGAATCCGGTGATTACCTCATCAAATATTAAAAGCGCTTTATGCTCTTTACAGATATTCTGTAAAAACTGAATATATTCAGGGTCTTGCATTAATAACCCATTGTTAGCAGGAATACCCTCGATAATAACTGCAGCTACTTCATCTTTAAATTGTTCAAATGCCTTTGTCAAAGCTTCGGTATCATTCAAAGGAATTACAATGGTTTCCTGAGCAAATGATTTTGGAACACCCGCCGAAGAAGTTTCGCCAAAGGTAACCAGACCTGAACCTGCTTTTACCAATAACGAATCGCTATGTCCATGATAACAACCTTCAAATTTGATGATTTTATCACGACCAGTATATCCACGTGCTAACCTGATTGCAGACATTACTGCTTCAGTACCGGAACTGGTAAAACGTATCTTTTCTACAAATTTATTGTTCTTAATGATCAGTTCTGCAAGTTCATTTTCTAATGCTGTAGGAGCGCCGAAGCTCATTCCGTTTTGCATTACTTCTGTAACCTTTTCGCGAACTTTAGCATTATTATGCCCTAGAATTAATGGACCCCAGCTTGCGCAAAAATCTATAAATTGATTTCCATCAGCATCCCATACATAGCATCCATCACCTTTTTGAATAAATAATGGTGTTCCGTAAACTGATTTAAAAGCCCTAACCGGGGAATTTACACCGCCCGGGAAATAGTTTTTAGCCTTCTCATACAATTCTGCTGATTTCTCTCTGGAAATATCGGGTTTACCTCCTGTATTTACAGGCATATCACCTTCATTTCCCGAAAATATTTTTTTTAAAGATTCTAACATATTACATCCAATTCTTTTCTACAATATCTCTTATGTGGTAAGTTGTTATAATGCTTGCTCCTGCGCGTGCAAATGCATGCATGGTCTCCATCACTACTTTTTGTTCATCTATCCAGCCTTTTTCTGCAGCTGCTTTTATCATAGAATACTCTCCTGATACGTTGTAGCATGCTATAGGCAAATCTGTATGCTGTTTTAAATTGTGCATTACATCAAGGTAGGCCAAGGCAGGCTTAACCATTAATACATCCGCTCCCTCACTTTCGTCAAGTAATGCTTCTCTTAGCGCTTCATTACCATTCCTAAAATCCATTTGATAGGCTTTTCTGTCTCCTTTATTCGGAGCACAATCAGCGGCCTCTCTAAATGGGCCATAATATGCCGACGCAAATTTTGTAGCGTGCGACATGATTGCCGTATTTACAAAGCCTGCCCCATCGAGTACACTTCGCATTGCACCAACTCTACCATCCATCATATCCGAAGGAGCTAGCATATCGGCACCTGCTTGTGCATGAGTAAGTCCCATTTTGGCAATCACTTCAACAGTTGCATCATTTTGCACATAGTCGTTTTCTAATATACCACAATGTCCGTGTGTAGTATATGAACAAACGCAAACATCTGTAACAATATATAGGTCGTTGCCAAAATTTTTCTTAAGTAAACGAACAGCCGAAGGCACTAAAGAATGGTCATGATATGCAGAATGTGCATCCTCACTTTTCTCATCTCCAACACCAAACAGCATGATTTTGTTTACACCTAATTTAAGTCCCTTTTCAACATCTTTAACCAATGTATCTTCAGAGAAATGACTGATACCGGGCATTGCACCTAAAGGATGAATAACATTTTTACCCGGCACAACAAAGTACGGATAAATGAACATATCTTTAGATAGCCTTGTTTCAGCTACCATTTCCCTAACAACCGGGTTTTTCCTCAATCTACGTGGGCGGTGTAACATATTTTTCTTTTTTATTAAGTATTTAGTAGTTAGATGTTAGTATTTAGGCATTGTTATCTAACTACTAAATACCACCTACTACTTTATCTCAATCCCAAACACAGCTTCAGCCAAACCGATCTCATCTGGTGAGTAGGGTAATGTATATTTTATACCCATTTCATCAAATTTCTTCGCCGTAGAGTTACCAATAGCAATAACCTTTTGCCCTGGATCTAATAAATTCTCTACAAAATAAGCGTCAACATTTGATGGGCTGGTAAAAATCAGCACATCGGCATAAGTCTGATCTATGTTGTCCTCAAATACAGTTTCATAAATAGGTAAGTCTATTACTTTTGTATCTTCAGTTAAAGCTTTCTGAATACTTAATAGCGAATCCTGTGCTCTTGGGAACAGCACAGTTTTCCCTGCTACTTCTTTAGCAAAAAGCTCTGCTACCTCCTCAATATCACCACCCTCTCCAACATAATCGGCCAAATAACCAGCTTTTCTTAATGAATCTTCAGAACCTCTGCCGGCAACACCGAATTTAACGTGCTTAGGCAATACAGGTTTTAGATTAAAGAAATAATCTACTGCGTTTCTGCTGCTAAAAAAGATCCAGTCTACTCTTCTGAAATGATATTGATCAAGTACGGTTACAATAGGAAAAGTACGGATCAGCGATCTCGCTTCAATTTCTATATCGTGTTTTGTTAAAGCTTTTCTAAAATAATTATGTTCTCCAACTTCTCGGGAAATAAATACTCTTGATGGGAATTTCCTATCCGGAGCAAATCGACTTACAATCTTTTCGGCTAAACCATCAAGGCTTTCCACTCTGTAAAACAAACGATCAGGAAAATCTTCGTCAGTTTCTGCTTTAGAGGTCCAAACCTCATATAAGCCATCCTCCTTTTTGCAGTAACAACCTAAAGGCATGTGACAACCGCCTTCAAACAAGTTCAACACTTTACGCTCAATAGCAATTTCCTCGGCAGTTGATGGATCGTGTATTTTTTGAAGCAGGTCAAATAATTCACTATCGTTTTCTCTGATCTGAATAGCTAAAGCTCCTTGTGCAGGTGCAGGAACCAGTTCAGTTGTATCTACTACTTCTACGTGGAATTCTGACAGATCAATATTTAAACGATTCACACCGGCTTTAGCCAGGAGAATTGCGTCATAATCTTCATCTCTGAGTTTTTGGATCCTTGTAGGCACGTTACCTCTTAAGTCTTCAATATTTAAATCAGGACGCAATGCCAATATCTGCGCTTTGCGTCTGTTAGACGAAGTTCCTACCATTGCGCCTGTTTTAAGCGACAATTTTTGAGTAATGTCTACACAGTCTTTTAATATTAAAAGGAGTTCTGCCGGATCTTCCCGTTCAGTAACCGCAGCAATAGTTAGTCCTGCCGGATGCACTGTAGGCAAATCTTTATGAGAGTGTACTGCTATATCGATGGTTCCACCTAAAAGTTCTTCTTCCAGTTCTTTGGTAAAAAAACCTTTACCTTCCAGTTTATCTAATCGTAAGTTTAAAATCTTGTCGCCTTGCGTTTTGATGATTTTCAAATCTGCCTCAACGCCAATCCCTGCAAGTTTATCTTTAATGAAGTTGGCTTGCCATAAAGCCAGGTCGCTGCCTCTTGTACCGATAGTAAGTCTTTTCACGTTGATGCTATTTTTTTGGCAAATCTAGCTATTCTTTACCAATATCTCCTTTGCCATAACCATTGGTACGCTAATGTATTTTTTTTCCATATAATCCACCACACGTTCCAGTACCAATCTGGAGTTTTCATCCAGGTTATTGATCTCTTCGGCAAAGATACCATTGATAGCAGTATGCTTAATTTCTTTGATTTTTTGAGGAACGCCACTCATGGCTATCTCAATTTCGCGCTGGCGTAATACCAATTCAAAATCCTTGATGTTCTCTTCGATGATGTGTTCTGCATTAACCAGCTCATCATAGCGTTCTTGTATATTTTTACGGGCAACCTCTTTTAAAGATTCAACCTCTATGAAATGTATTGGGAAGTTTTTCACCACTTCAGGAGCAGTGTCGTTAGGAATGGCAAGATCTACAATTACCTTTTTACCAGTATCCCCATTTAATAGTTTTTTATAAATGGCTTCAGTAATAATAGGCTCTGTAGCACCAGTGCAGGTAATAATTACATCAAATCCCTGATCGTAATTTTCTAGTTCTGAAAGTGGATAAGCTGTACCATTTAAATCTTTGGCAAGCGTTTCTGCGGCTTCTAAGGTTCTGTTAAATACAGAAAAATTAGAGTATTTATGTTTTTTAAGGTACTGAGCTATATTTTTATTGGTTTCTCCGGCCCCGATGATGAGTAACTTCACATTCCCACACATTTTTAGATCACGAAGCTTACGATAAGCAAGAGATACTATGGATACAGGATTTTTGGAGATATTGGTATGCGTGTAAACCTCTTTTGCTGTTTTTACCACCCGGTTCATAATCATACGCATATAATCACCGGTAAATCCTGCCACCCTGCAAGCTTCATAAGCTTTACGAATCTGGGCAAGGATTTCTTTTTCGCCTACAACCAGACTTTCCAGAGAACAAGATGTGCGTAG contains the following coding sequences:
- the hemL gene encoding glutamate-1-semialdehyde 2,1-aminomutase, coding for MLESLKKIFSGNEGDMPVNTGGKPDISREKSAELYEKAKNYFPGGVNSPVRAFKSVYGTPLFIQKGDGCYVWDADGNQFIDFCASWGPLILGHNNAKVREKVTEVMQNGMSFGAPTALENELAELIIKNNKFVEKIRFTSSGTEAVMSAIRLARGYTGRDKIIKFEGCYHGHSDSLLVKAGSGLVTFGETSSAGVPKSFAQETIVIPLNDTEALTKAFEQFKDEVAAVIIEGIPANNGLLMQDPEYIQFLQNICKEHKALLIFDEVITGFRLGFEGAAGHYGVKPDIVTYGKIIGGGLPVGMYGASAEIMSHISPDGGVYQAGTLSGNPVAMAAGIAQLTELLRSGFYKDLNNKASEFAESIQRFATARNYKLKVFYVGSIFWLAFTDKGKIQTAEDIDPASMEKFKIMHRELLNRGIYLGPSGYEVGFISAAHTKIELEKAKRAIFDSLDVVFRNK
- the hemB gene encoding porphobilinogen synthase; its protein translation is MLHRPRRLRKNPVVREMVAETRLSKDMFIYPYFVVPGKNVIHPLGAMPGISHFSEDTLVKDVEKGLKLGVNKIMLFGVGDEKSEDAHSAYHDHSLVPSAVRLLKKNFGNDLYIVTDVCVCSYTTHGHCGILENDYVQNDATVEVIAKMGLTHAQAGADMLAPSDMMDGRVGAMRSVLDGAGFVNTAIMSHATKFASAYYGPFREAADCAPNKGDRKAYQMDFRNGNEALREALLDESEGADVLMVKPALAYLDVMHNLKQHTDLPIACYNVSGEYSMIKAAAEKGWIDEQKVVMETMHAFARAGASIITTYHIRDIVEKNWM
- the hemE gene encoding uroporphyrinogen decarboxylase — encoded protein: MNTLFLDAAFSKQTERPPVWMMRQAGRFMPEYWEIKNKYSFLEMCKTPEIAADVTMLPVDLLGIDAAILFSDILVTGEAMGGDLSFTQGVGPKFANPVRTLKDVDALEIDVLDRLQYVADAIKVIQQRLNGSIPLIGFAGAPFTVMSYLVEGGSSKDFKTTKLLIHNRPEVAHKLLAKIAKVTADYLNLQIAAGVNAIQIFDSWAQALSWNDYQEFSHRYIQEIIANLNRKDIPVISFCKGSSVFAPIMAEAKPDVVSVDWNADLLNIKKSLPAGIAVQGNLDPHILYADKTVIKREILRLFERMRGENGFIFNLGHGIMPDIPFDNVKYAIEVIKDFKY
- a CDS encoding response regulator transcription factor, translated to MQQKLRILLVEDEDHLLDAIKLNLELEGYKVHAVKDGKTALKVFKEERFNLIILDVMLPEMDGFQVCETIRLENTEVPILFLTAKNTSEDRVMGLKKGADDYLVKPFNLEELILRVGILVKRSMKADDLKEINSYKIGDKTIYFNSFELKQDDGVIVPLTKKETMLLKLLIERKNEAVSREQILETVWNYDVYPSTRTIDNFILTFRKYFEPDQKNPVYFHSIRGVGYKFTDIH
- a CDS encoding sensor histidine kinase gives rise to the protein MKKSIVIFYFLLLYSLVQLISWGTLVVKLQPSRMAMVMGEGSVFLFLLCIGAYFLHQSIKKEERLREQQQNFLLSVTHELKSPLAAIKLSIQTIVKRDLDRARQTSLLNNSLKDIERLDDLVENMLLATKIENRSYSFPKEEFDLSEMVTRITDRLQIHSCGCEQLINPKIQPGVKVVGDQFALSSVVTNLVENAVKYSGPCAEVGVELTKKDGHPFLRVTDKGPGIPDAEKMLIFDKFYRVGDENVRKSKGTGLGLFIVKEVLQSHDADISVKDNAPQGAIFEITFS